Proteins encoded by one window of Phytohabitans houttuyneae:
- a CDS encoding aminotransferase class V-fold PLP-dependent enzyme — protein sequence MSTLDDSIRDDFPILRRRIDGRPLVYLDNAATTQKPVAVLDAMRDYYETTNSNIGRGYYRLSFAATDAYEHSRGVVQRALNAEHADEIVFTPGTTAALNLVADTFGRSVVHEGDRVVVSGMEHNSNLLPWRRLCETTGAELVVVSGDATGRISPARLAAALDERVRLVALTHVSNVLGTVNPIRELVAESHRHGVPVVVDGAQAVPHWQVDLRDVGADFYVFSGHKVYGPMGIGVLYGRRELLSELEPYQVGGGTVKGVTHTAPVKYVPVPARLEAGTPNVAAAVGLAAALEYVEKLGWQNVQAHNDALVRTAVELLTELPAVQVLGDPAGDPAGIVSITMPGIHPYDVGGHLDKFGIAVRSGVQCANTFVDELGLVGTVRMSFAVYNTEAEMRQVRDALRTVEPGFWTHEHPTERFL from the coding sequence ATGTCCACACTGGACGATTCGATCCGCGACGACTTCCCCATCCTGCGCCGCCGGATCGACGGCAGGCCGCTGGTGTACCTGGACAACGCGGCGACCACGCAGAAGCCGGTCGCGGTGCTGGACGCGATGCGGGACTACTACGAGACGACCAACAGCAACATCGGCCGCGGGTACTACCGGCTGAGCTTCGCCGCGACGGACGCGTACGAGCACAGCCGCGGGGTCGTGCAGCGTGCGCTCAACGCCGAGCACGCGGACGAGATCGTCTTCACGCCCGGCACCACCGCCGCCCTCAACCTCGTCGCCGACACGTTCGGCCGCTCGGTGGTGCACGAGGGGGACCGGGTCGTGGTCAGCGGGATGGAGCACAACTCCAACCTCCTGCCCTGGCGGCGGCTCTGCGAGACGACCGGCGCCGAGCTCGTCGTGGTCTCCGGGGACGCGACCGGCCGGATCTCCCCGGCGCGGCTGGCGGCCGCGCTGGACGAGCGGGTGCGACTCGTCGCCCTCACCCACGTCTCCAACGTCCTCGGCACCGTGAACCCGATCCGCGAGCTGGTCGCCGAGTCACACCGGCACGGCGTACCGGTCGTGGTGGACGGTGCGCAGGCCGTGCCGCACTGGCAGGTCGACCTGCGCGACGTCGGCGCCGACTTCTACGTCTTCTCCGGCCACAAGGTGTACGGCCCGATGGGCATCGGCGTGCTCTACGGCCGCCGCGAGCTGCTCAGCGAGCTGGAGCCGTACCAGGTCGGCGGCGGCACCGTGAAGGGCGTGACGCACACCGCGCCGGTGAAGTACGTGCCGGTGCCCGCCCGCCTCGAAGCCGGCACGCCGAACGTGGCCGCCGCGGTGGGCCTCGCCGCCGCCCTCGAATACGTCGAGAAGCTCGGCTGGCAGAACGTCCAGGCGCACAACGACGCGCTCGTGCGCACCGCGGTCGAGCTGCTCACCGAGCTGCCCGCGGTACAGGTACTCGGCGACCCCGCGGGCGACCCGGCCGGCATCGTCTCGATCACCATGCCGGGCATCCACCCGTACGACGTCGGCGGTCACCTGGACAAGTTCGGCATCGCGGTGCGCAGCGGCGTGCAGTGCGCCAACACGTTCGTCGACGAGCTCGGTCTGGTGGGCACCGTGCGGATGTCCTTCGCCGTCTACAACACCGAGGCCGAGATGCGGCAGGTGCGGGACGCGCTGCGTACCGTGGAGCCCGGCTTCTGGACGCACGAGCACCCGACCGAGCGATTCCTCTGA
- a CDS encoding class I SAM-dependent methyltransferase, translated as MVQPTIDPVRIKQQQRVTWDAVSVGWEASTDLFERYAAQVTRHLLAAGGVGPGQAVLDVGTGLGEPALSAARLVGPRGRVLGIDLAPAMVEAARRRAAGMPNVEYAVADVEDGDRLPAGPFDVALSRWGLMFAVDHVAAFRAIARLLVPGGVLAAAVWGPPPAAPIVAFSFAAVSQRLQLPPPPPGLPGPFSMADPAQLAAEVRAAGFVDVTVEEVMVPFRFASVAEYTGFSRAITPPGLLDTIRERTGDAGDPATWRAVGEAARERFADGDGLLLRSTALCLRATTPRAASPAA; from the coding sequence GTGGTACAGCCGACGATCGATCCGGTCCGGATCAAGCAGCAGCAGCGGGTGACCTGGGACGCGGTCAGCGTCGGGTGGGAGGCGTCCACGGACCTCTTCGAGCGGTACGCCGCGCAGGTCACCCGGCACCTGCTGGCCGCCGGCGGTGTCGGGCCGGGCCAAGCGGTGCTGGACGTCGGCACGGGGCTCGGCGAGCCGGCGCTGAGCGCGGCCCGCCTGGTCGGCCCGCGCGGCCGGGTGCTCGGCATAGACCTCGCGCCCGCGATGGTCGAGGCGGCCCGCCGGCGCGCGGCCGGGATGCCCAATGTGGAGTACGCGGTGGCCGACGTCGAGGACGGCGACCGGCTGCCCGCCGGCCCGTTCGACGTCGCGCTCAGCCGCTGGGGCCTGATGTTCGCGGTCGACCACGTGGCCGCGTTCCGCGCGATCGCCCGGCTGCTCGTGCCCGGCGGCGTCCTCGCGGCGGCCGTGTGGGGCCCGCCACCGGCCGCGCCGATCGTGGCCTTCAGCTTCGCCGCGGTGAGCCAGCGCCTCCAGCTGCCGCCACCGCCGCCCGGCCTGCCGGGCCCGTTCAGCATGGCCGACCCGGCGCAGCTGGCGGCGGAGGTGCGCGCGGCCGGCTTCGTCGACGTGACGGTCGAGGAGGTCATGGTCCCGTTCCGCTTCGCGTCCGTGGCGGAGTACACCGGCTTCAGCCGCGCGATCACCCCGCCCGGCCTGCTCGACACGATCCGCGAGCGCACCGGCGACGCCGGCGACCCGGCCACCTGGCGCGCGGTCGGCGAGGCGGCCCGCGAGCGGTTCGCCGACGGCGACGGCCTGCTGCTCCGGTCGACCGCGCTCTGCCTGCGCGCCACCACCCCGCGCGCGGCCTCACCCGCCGCCTGA